Proteins encoded together in one Dermacentor variabilis isolate Ectoservices chromosome 2, ASM5094787v1, whole genome shotgun sequence window:
- the LOC142570809 gene encoding sulfotransferase ssu-1-like codes for MPNLEESGYLMPRERGAADDVRVVRSHLPYHKMRVNPMAKYIYVTRNPKDCCVALYHHIRHVNIYRFKEGLWDNFFEWFIRGRISYNDYFDHIIHYWVHRKDCHVLFLTYENMTLDHKSHIFMLANFIGGVAGTMVKDRHMLKKLIHRSSYSYMSQFFKDEDHLGNLAKGRIGEWKVVFSPAQAARLDRKFYERFGNSEIANLWRYIVRFDRPAA; via the exons ATGCCGAACCTCGAGGAGTCCGGCTACCTGATGCCCCGAGAGCGCGGCGCGGCCGACGACGTGCGCGTCGTGCGCTCCCACCTGCCCTACCACAAGATGCGCGTCAATCCGATGGCCAAGTACATCTACGTGACGCGCAACCCCAAGGACTGCTGCGTGGCCCTGTACCACCACATCAGGCACGTGAACATCTACCGGTTCAAGGAGGGCCTGTGGGACAACTTCTTCGAGTGGTTCATCCGGGGCCGCATCAGCTACAACGACTACTTTGACCACATCATCCACTACTGGGTGCACCGCAAGGACTGCCACGTGCTCTTCCTCACCTACGAGAACATGACGCTCGACCACAAGAGCCACATCTTCATGCTTGCCAACTTCATCG GTGGCGTAGCTGGGACCATGGTCAAGGACCGGCACATGCTGAAGAAGCTCATCCACCGCAGTTCCTACTCGTACATGTCGCAGTTCTTCAAGGACGAGGATCACCTCGGCAACTTGGCCAAGGGCCGCATCGGCGAGTGGAAGGTTGTGTTCTCGCCTGCACAGGCCGCACGCCTCGACCGCAAGTTCTACGAGCGCTTCGGGAACAGCGAGATCGCCAACCTGTGGCGGTACATCGTGCGCTTCGACAGGCCCGCCGCCTGA